From Myotis daubentonii chromosome 15, mMyoDau2.1, whole genome shotgun sequence, one genomic window encodes:
- the ZNF260 gene encoding zinc finger protein 260, with protein sequence MITMLKSLQTESDLLQYDQIHIREKPCECNECGKTFSLEQNLIEHKKMHPREKSHECHECGKVFSQVSSLTLHLRSHTRKKLYKCSKCEKAFSQKGNFLSHQKHHTEEKPYENGGASVQMPGLTKHQRNHSQNKSYACKECGKAFNGKSYLTEHEKIHTGEKPFICDQCGRAFSQKQYLIKHQNIHSGKKPFKCNECGKAFNQKENLIIHQRIHTGEKPYECKGCGKAFIQKSSLIRHQRSHTGEKPYVCKECGKAFSGKSNLTEHEKIHIGEKPYKCNECGTIFRQKQYLIKHHNIHTGEKPYECNKCGKAFSRITSLIVHVRIHTGDKPYECKVCGKAFCQSSSLTVHMRSHTGEKPYGCNECGKAFSQFSTLALHMRIHTGEKPYQCTECGKAFSQKSHHIRHQRIHTH encoded by the coding sequence atGATAACAATGTTGAAAAGCCTTCAAACTGAATCAGATCTCCTTCAGTATGATCAAATTCACATCAGAGAGAAACCTTGTGAgtgtaatgaatgtggaaaaACCTTTAGCCTGGAGCAAAACCTCATAGAGCATAAGAAAATGCACCCGAGAGAGAAATCGCATGAATGTCATGAATGTGGTAAAGTATTCTCTCAAGTCTCATCCCTTACTCTACATTTGAGAAGTCATACAAGAAAGAAACTATATAAATGCAGTAAATGTGAAAAGGCCTTTAGCCAGAAGGGAAACTTcctttctcatcagaaacatCATACTGAAGAGAAACCTTATGAAAATGGGGGAGCTTCTGTTCAGATGCCAGGTCTTACTAAGCACCAGAGAAATCATTCTCAAAACAAATCATATGcatgtaaggaatgtgggaaagccttcaatGGCAAGTCATATCTCACTGAGCATGAGAAAATTCATACGGGGGAGAAACCATTTATATGTGATCAATGTGGAAGGGCCTTTAGCCAGAAACAATACCTCATTAAACATCAGAATATTCATAGTGGAAAGAAACCCTTTAAATGTAATGAGTGTGGAAAAGCCTTTAACCAAAAGGAAAACCTCATTATCCATCAAAGAAtacatactggagagaaaccttatgaatgtaaagGGTGTGGGAAAGCTTTCATTCAGAAATCAAGCCTCATTAGACACCAGAGAAGtcatacaggagagaaaccctatgtatgtaaggaatgtgggaaagccttcagtggTAAATCAAATCTCACTGAGCATGAGAAAATTCATAttggagagaaaccctataaatgtaatgaatgtggaacAATCTTTAGGCAGAAGCAGTACCTCATTAAACATCACAATATccatacaggagagaaaccctatgaatgtaataAATGTGGAAAAGCCTTTTCTCGAATTACATCACTTATTGTACATGTGAGAATCCACACAGGCGataaaccttatgaatgtaaagTATGTGGGAAAGCCTTCTGTCAAAGCTCATCTCTTACTGTGCATATGAGAAGCCATACAGGTGAGAAGCCCTATGGTtgtaatgaatgtggaaaagCTTTCTCTCAGTTCTCAACTCTTGCTCTACATATGAGAATccatactggagaaaagccttatcagtgtactgaatgtgggaaagcttttagcCAGAAGTCACACCATATTAGACACCAGAGAATTCATACTCATTAA